A single Candidatus Abyssobacteria bacterium SURF_5 DNA region contains:
- the moeB gene encoding molybdopterin-synthase adenylyltransferase MoeB — MSELSEQEIKRYSRHIVLKEIGGVGQKKLRNARVLLVGTGGLGSPAAYYLAAAGVGVLGIVDSDVVEISNLQRQILHRTSDIGRPKVDSAADKLYSLNPGVEVERHSLRLARSNVEKTIESYDVIVDGVDNFASRYLLHDACYLREKPLVEAGVLQFLGQVMTILPAKGPCYRCLFPEPPPVGAVPSCQEAGILGAVAGVLGILQATEAIKLILNIGKPLNGRLIIYEALSGTFREVAFRRNPRCPLCGDSPTIKELIEYPLECET, encoded by the coding sequence ATGAGCGAACTGAGCGAACAGGAAATAAAACGCTACAGCCGCCACATCGTTTTGAAGGAAATCGGGGGAGTCGGCCAGAAGAAGCTTCGGAATGCGCGGGTGCTTCTGGTGGGAACGGGCGGACTAGGCTCGCCGGCCGCATATTATCTTGCGGCGGCAGGCGTCGGTGTGCTGGGAATAGTTGACAGCGACGTGGTCGAGATCAGCAACTTGCAGCGCCAGATCCTGCATCGGACGTCCGATATCGGCAGGCCGAAGGTTGATTCTGCGGCCGATAAGCTTTACTCGCTGAACCCGGGTGTCGAGGTTGAGCGGCACTCCCTGCGGCTCGCCAGATCGAACGTCGAAAAGACGATCGAGTCGTACGATGTCATAGTAGACGGTGTCGATAATTTCGCTTCGCGCTATCTGCTCCACGACGCATGTTACCTCCGGGAAAAACCGCTGGTCGAGGCGGGGGTGCTTCAGTTTCTCGGGCAGGTAATGACAATCCTGCCGGCGAAAGGCCCGTGTTACCGCTGTCTTTTTCCCGAGCCGCCGCCCGTCGGCGCGGTTCCGAGTTGTCAGGAGGCCGGCATACTGGGGGCGGTCGCCGGGGTCTTGGGCATTCTGCAGGCGACCGAGGCGATCAAGCTGATTCTGAATATAGGAAAGCCGTTGAACGGAAGGCTGATCATTTACGAAGCGCTGTCGGGGACGTTCAGGGAAGTTGCTTTCAGGCGCAATCCAAGATGCCCCCTGTGCGGCGATAGCCCCACAATCAAAGAGCTGATTGAATACCCGCTGGAATGTGAAACCTGA
- a CDS encoding sulfurtransferase TusA family protein, whose translation MGTEHTPDKELNLKGEICPYTFVRSKLAIEEMRPGQILRVIVDYEPATRNVPRSMENEGNEILGVSKVNDSDWQILILKANA comes from the coding sequence GTGGGCACTGAGCATACTCCGGATAAGGAACTGAATCTGAAGGGTGAGATATGCCCGTACACTTTCGTCAGGTCGAAGCTGGCGATCGAGGAAATGAGACCGGGCCAGATCCTGCGGGTGATCGTGGATTATGAACCGGCGACAAGGAACGTGCCGAGAAGCATGGAAAACGAGGGCAACGAAATTCTTGGCGTCAGCAAGGTGAACGATTCCGACTGGCAAATCCTGATTCTGAAAGCAAATGCATAG